A single genomic interval of Oceanithermus profundus DSM 14977 harbors:
- a CDS encoding WD40/YVTN/BNR-like repeat-containing protein has translation MLLLAAAVLTACRGEVAPPPEPGFTLALDPDRLTVEPGGAGAGLTLTVTPHDGFTGAVELRLETADGAAAPAGLHLSPSRVEVGGGPARLTLDLAAGLTVPPGALDLRLRGRAATASAATALAVTVESGTGVRWTPRSVALLAAAYGADRFVAVGASGALLTSPDGASWTPHPAAGYPRLNAVAYGGGRFVAVGDGGAVLTSADGAAWSVRTSGTSRNLRGVAYGGDVFVAVGEGGAAFTSADGAAWERRVSGTDQELRSVAYGNGVFVAVGSGGAVLTSADGAVWTTQDAGTGVPLDAVAYGDEGFVAAGFRGALLTSPDGETWTARDAGTGYNLSAAAFGGGRYVVVGDGGVVLDSRDGASWNLHRTGTYHALAGVAYGGGVYVAVGEGGAVFTSSDAGAWARRPQGTRDTLNAVIADGGGFLAVGYGGTVVASADGAVWGERASPSGYSLYGVVRGPETYVAVGSSGTVLVSPDGASWTARRSGTYDDLSAVAYGNDLFVAVGYAGRVLTSPAGETWSKRDAGTYNWLQDVAFAAGRFVAVGQAGTLISSPDGITWTAHATGTYRDLNAVAYGDGRFVAVGDAGTVLTSPDGETWTLRDMGADASFYGLAYGAGGFVAVGSEGAVYTSPEGANWTAAERPTDEWLYAAAYRPGAFAAVGRGGVILTSP, from the coding sequence TTGCTTTTACTCGCCGCGGCGGTTCTGACCGCCTGCCGCGGGGAGGTCGCGCCCCCGCCCGAGCCGGGCTTCACGCTCGCGCTCGATCCCGACCGGCTCACCGTGGAGCCCGGCGGTGCCGGCGCCGGGTTGACCCTGACGGTAACCCCGCACGACGGCTTCACCGGAGCGGTGGAGCTGCGCCTGGAAACCGCGGACGGCGCCGCCGCGCCGGCGGGCCTCCACCTGTCCCCGAGCCGCGTCGAGGTTGGCGGCGGGCCCGCGCGGTTGACCCTCGACCTCGCCGCCGGCCTCACGGTTCCGCCCGGCGCACTCGACCTGCGGTTGCGGGGACGGGCCGCAACGGCCTCGGCCGCGACGGCGCTGGCCGTGACCGTCGAAAGCGGCACGGGGGTGCGCTGGACGCCGCGCTCGGTGGCGCTGCTCGCCGCAGCCTACGGAGCCGATCGCTTCGTGGCCGTGGGGGCGAGCGGCGCCCTCCTCACCTCGCCCGACGGCGCGAGCTGGACGCCGCACCCGGCCGCGGGTTACCCCCGACTGAACGCCGTCGCCTACGGCGGCGGACGCTTCGTGGCCGTGGGCGACGGCGGCGCCGTGCTCACCTCCGCGGACGGCGCGGCCTGGAGCGTCCGCACCTCGGGGACGTCGCGCAACCTGCGGGGCGTCGCTTACGGTGGGGACGTCTTCGTGGCCGTGGGTGAGGGCGGCGCGGCCTTCACCTCCGCGGACGGCGCGGCCTGGGAGCGCCGGGTCTCCGGTACGGACCAGGAACTCCGTTCCGTCGCCTACGGCAACGGCGTCTTCGTGGCGGTGGGGTCCGGCGGGGCCGTGCTCACCTCCGCCGACGGAGCCGTCTGGACCACCCAGGACGCGGGCACCGGCGTTCCTCTCGACGCGGTGGCCTACGGCGACGAAGGCTTCGTGGCCGCCGGTTTCCGCGGCGCCCTCCTCACCTCGCCCGACGGCGAAACCTGGACGGCGCGCGACGCGGGCACGGGTTACAACCTCTCCGCGGCCGCCTTTGGCGGGGGGCGGTACGTCGTCGTGGGCGACGGCGGGGTCGTCCTTGACTCCCGCGACGGCGCGAGCTGGAACCTCCACCGCACCGGCACCTACCACGCGCTGGCCGGCGTGGCCTACGGCGGAGGCGTCTACGTGGCCGTGGGCGAGGGGGGCGCGGTCTTCACCTCCTCCGACGCCGGCGCCTGGGCGCGTCGGCCGCAGGGCACCCGCGACACCCTCAACGCCGTCATCGCCGACGGCGGGGGCTTCCTCGCCGTGGGGTACGGCGGGACCGTGGTGGCCTCCGCGGACGGCGCGGTCTGGGGCGAGCGCGCCTCGCCTTCGGGGTACTCCCTCTACGGCGTCGTCCGCGGCCCCGAAACCTACGTGGCCGTGGGCTCGAGCGGCACGGTCCTCGTCTCGCCCGACGGCGCGAGCTGGACGGCGCGGCGCTCCGGGACCTACGACGACCTCTCCGCCGTGGCCTACGGCAACGACCTCTTCGTGGCCGTGGGGTATGCGGGCCGCGTCCTCACCTCGCCCGCCGGCGAAACCTGGAGCAAGCGGGACGCCGGCACCTACAACTGGCTCCAGGACGTCGCCTTCGCTGCGGGCCGCTTCGTGGCGGTGGGTCAGGCCGGCACCCTGATCTCCTCCCCCGACGGCATCACCTGGACCGCGCACGCGACCGGCACCTACCGCGACCTCAACGCCGTCGCTTACGGCGACGGCCGCTTCGTGGCCGTGGGCGACGCGGGCACCGTGCTCACCTCGCCCGACGGCGAAACCTGGACGCTGCGCGACATGGGCGCGGACGCCTCCTTCTACGGCCTGGCCTACGGTGCCGGCGGCTTCGTCGCCGTCGGCAGCGAGGGGGCGGTGTACACCTCGCCCGAGGGCGCGAACTGGACCGCCGCGGAACGGCCCACGGACGAGTGGCTCTACGCCGCGGCCTACCGCCCGGGCGCCTTCGCCGCGGTGGGGCGGGGCGGGGTGATCCTGACCTCGCCCTAG
- a CDS encoding nucleoside hydrolase, protein MRPEPLIVDTDAGVDDALALMLALAHPGAEVVAVTAVGGNVPLEHVVPNVFEVLHVMGAEGVPVFPGAREPLLPGERVHATEFHGKDGLGDYPNRRARVRPEPEPAAVAIARRARERPGELTLVALGPLTNLALALRLEPELPRLLRRLVVMGGAHTARGNTPHWAAEFNFYYDPEAAQMAVQAFEELTLVTWETTLAHPILWAEHEALAALDTPRARFYAAVTRTTRGFLEKRGLPGLLIPDPLAMAAALEPGLVTSVERHRGWVETCGAHTRGQLVLDHGRSAEPPNVRVVTGLDREGVRALFHRALAG, encoded by the coding sequence ATGCGCCCCGAGCCGCTGATCGTCGACACCGACGCCGGGGTGGACGACGCCCTGGCGCTGATGCTGGCCCTGGCCCACCCGGGCGCCGAGGTGGTGGCCGTGACCGCGGTGGGCGGCAACGTGCCGCTTGAGCACGTGGTCCCCAACGTCTTCGAGGTGCTCCACGTGATGGGGGCCGAGGGGGTGCCCGTCTTCCCCGGGGCGCGCGAGCCCCTGCTGCCCGGGGAGCGCGTGCACGCCACCGAGTTCCACGGCAAAGACGGCCTGGGCGACTACCCAAATCGCCGCGCCCGGGTGCGCCCCGAGCCCGAGCCGGCCGCGGTGGCGATCGCGCGCCGCGCCCGCGAGCGCCCGGGCGAGCTCACCCTGGTGGCGCTGGGGCCGCTCACCAACCTGGCGCTGGCGCTGCGGCTCGAGCCCGAGCTGCCCCGCCTGCTCCGGCGCCTGGTGGTCATGGGCGGGGCCCACACCGCCCGCGGCAACACCCCCCACTGGGCCGCCGAGTTCAACTTCTACTACGACCCCGAGGCGGCCCAGATGGCGGTCCAGGCCTTCGAAGAGCTCACGCTGGTGACCTGGGAAACCACCCTGGCCCACCCCATCCTCTGGGCCGAGCACGAGGCGCTGGCGGCGCTGGACACGCCCCGGGCCCGCTTCTACGCCGCCGTCACCCGCACCACCCGCGGCTTCCTGGAGAAAAGGGGGCTTCCGGGGCTGCTCATCCCCGACCCGCTGGCCATGGCGGCGGCGCTCGAGCCCGGCCTGGTCACGTCGGTCGAACGCCACCGCGGCTGGGTGGAGACCTGCGGCGCCCACACCCGCGGGCAGCTCGTCCTCGACCACGGCCGGAGCGCCGAGCCGCCCAACGTGCGCGTGGTCACGGGGCTGGACCGCGAAGGGGTGCGGGCGCTCTTCCACCGCGCGCTCGCCGGCTGA
- a CDS encoding GNAT family N-acetyltransferase, translated as MAQEVRRAEPGEVGALRRVLVAAFMDDPVMAWFDPDAGARERRLARLFGHVLEKHGPRGTVWANADRSAAAVWVAPGTPVTAADVRFYLRLYRDRPLKGLFWALFVEGRRPRFPHWLLLYLGVLPGRQGRGLGRALLEAGLERAAAEGRPAYLVASSPGSRRLYERCGFRVLREVRLPRGPGVWPMLWQPG; from the coding sequence ATGGCCCAGGAGGTCCGCCGGGCGGAGCCGGGCGAGGTCGGGGCGCTGCGGCGCGTGCTGGTGGCGGCGTTCATGGACGACCCGGTCATGGCCTGGTTCGATCCGGACGCAGGCGCGCGCGAGCGGCGGCTCGCGCGCCTATTCGGCCACGTGCTGGAAAAGCACGGGCCGCGGGGAACGGTCTGGGCGAACGCGGACCGTAGCGCCGCGGCCGTCTGGGTGGCGCCGGGCACGCCGGTGACCGCGGCCGACGTGCGCTTCTACCTGCGGCTCTACAGGGACCGGCCGTTGAAGGGGCTCTTCTGGGCGCTCTTCGTGGAGGGCCGGCGGCCGCGCTTTCCGCACTGGCTGCTCCTCTACCTGGGGGTGTTGCCCGGGCGTCAGGGCCGGGGGCTGGGCAGGGCGCTGCTCGAAGCGGGCCTCGAGCGCGCGGCGGCGGAGGGCCGGCCCGCCTACCTGGTGGCCAGCTCACCCGGATCGCGGCGGCTCTACGAGCGCTGCGGCTTTCGGGTGTTGCGCGAGGTGCGGCTGCCGCGGGGGCCGGGCGTCTGGCCGATGCTGTGGCAGCCCGGCTAA
- a CDS encoding helix-turn-helix transcriptional regulator, protein MPLHAGRSHFGLWRDLLADAVPERVHLVLDQPAGFALWGLDPLPAPALVVTFNPYPLYLLDLFERRPVGLLVTPGSLAEIDAALDLVAAGRPVGSPPTLPFDLPTTRERQVLRLLARGLCSDAIARRLGVKRDTVYTYYQALREKLGAESQHELVLTYLGLIRHDPPA, encoded by the coding sequence ATGCCCCTGCACGCCGGACGGAGCCACTTCGGCCTCTGGCGCGACCTCCTCGCGGACGCCGTGCCCGAGCGCGTTCACCTGGTCTTGGACCAGCCCGCAGGCTTCGCTCTGTGGGGTCTGGACCCGCTGCCCGCCCCCGCGCTGGTGGTCACCTTCAACCCGTACCCGCTGTACCTGCTGGACCTCTTCGAACGTCGGCCCGTGGGTTTGCTGGTCACACCCGGTTCACTCGCCGAAATTGACGCCGCGCTGGACCTCGTGGCCGCGGGCCGGCCCGTGGGTTCGCCCCCCACCCTCCCCTTCGACCTCCCCACCACCCGCGAGCGCCAGGTCCTGCGCCTGCTGGCCCGGGGGCTTTGCAGCGACGCCATCGCCCGCCGCCTGGGGGTCAAACGCGATACCGTCTACACCTACTACCAGGCCCTGCGCGAAAAACTTGGGGCCGAAAGCCAGCACGAACTCGTGCTGACCTACCTCGGGTTGATCCGACATGACCCACCAGCTTAA
- a CDS encoding ZIP family metal transporter, with protein MTALGAATVLTTRDMPRSWLDAMLGFAAGVMIAASVWSLLLPAIDLAEAAGKPPWLPAAVGFLLGGGFLRLVDKYLPHLHLFQPDEAAEGVSTTWRRTTLLILAITLHNLPEGLAVGVAFGAAHVLGGGEEAATLLAGAVTLAIGIGLQNLPEGAAVSMPLRREGLSPGKSFFYGQLSGVVEPIGAVIGAVGVLLVQPLLPYALAFAAGAMIFVVVEEIIPESQSSGNGDIATFGVMVGFTVMMVLDVALG; from the coding sequence ATGACCGCGTTGGGCGCGGCGACGGTGCTGACGACGCGCGACATGCCCCGGAGCTGGCTCGACGCCATGCTCGGCTTCGCCGCCGGGGTGATGATCGCCGCCAGCGTCTGGTCGCTGCTGCTGCCCGCCATCGACCTGGCCGAGGCCGCGGGCAAGCCGCCCTGGCTGCCCGCGGCGGTGGGGTTCCTGCTCGGCGGCGGCTTCCTGCGCCTGGTGGACAAGTACCTGCCCCACCTGCACCTCTTCCAGCCCGACGAGGCTGCCGAGGGCGTGAGCACCACCTGGCGGCGCACCACCCTGCTCATCCTCGCCATCACCCTGCACAACCTGCCCGAGGGCCTGGCCGTGGGCGTGGCCTTCGGCGCCGCCCACGTGCTGGGCGGGGGCGAGGAGGCGGCGACGCTGCTGGCGGGCGCGGTTACGCTGGCCATCGGCATCGGGCTGCAAAACCTGCCCGAGGGCGCGGCGGTGAGCATGCCGCTCCGGCGCGAGGGGCTCTCGCCGGGAAAGAGCTTCTTCTACGGCCAGCTGTCCGGCGTCGTCGAGCCCATCGGCGCGGTGATCGGCGCGGTGGGCGTGCTGCTGGTACAGCCGCTCTTGCCCTACGCGCTCGCCTTCGCCGCCGGGGCGATGATCTTCGTGGTGGTGGAGGAGATCATCCCCGAGTCGCAGTCCTCGGGCAACGGCGACATCGCCACCTTCGGGGTGATGGTAGGGTTCACGGTGATGATGGTGCTCGACGTGGCGCTGGGGTAA
- a CDS encoding Nramp family divalent metal transporter, with the protein MKAARVRFQRPFWFYLGPAFLVSVGYMDPGNWATSLEAGSRYGYALLWIVTLSSAIAVLMQVLAAKLGIATGMDLAQAMRARYSPPVARFLFVTAFLAMMATDLAEFMGVALALNLLFGIPLTWAVVLTVFDVLLILWLERFGFRWVEMVILAFVATIGMAYVLEIFFAHPALGAVAWNAFVPNGTVFESTTALFIAMGILGATVMPHNLYLHSAQVKTRTRGNPESKRRVFFWSVVDTVTALSAAWLVNGAILVMAAAVFHENGLLVTEIDQAYLTLKPLLGQAAALTFAIALLASGISSSTTGTLAGQVVFEGFLNVRVRNVAALRLFVRLLTMAPALVAVWFSVRPVTLLVLSQVILSMQLPFSVIPLVLFTSDRRLMGGLANPPLLRALAWISTGVIVVLNLLLLAFATLGV; encoded by the coding sequence GTGAAGGCCGCGCGTGTGCGCTTCCAGCGCCCCTTCTGGTTCTACCTGGGGCCCGCCTTCCTGGTCTCGGTGGGGTACATGGACCCGGGCAACTGGGCCACCAGCCTCGAGGCCGGCAGCCGCTACGGCTACGCGCTCCTCTGGATCGTCACCCTCTCCTCGGCCATCGCCGTGCTGATGCAGGTCCTCGCGGCCAAGCTGGGCATCGCCACCGGCATGGACCTCGCCCAGGCCATGCGGGCGCGCTACTCGCCGCCGGTGGCCCGCTTCCTCTTCGTCACCGCCTTCCTGGCCATGATGGCCACCGACCTGGCCGAGTTCATGGGGGTGGCGCTGGCGCTCAACCTGCTCTTCGGCATCCCCCTCACCTGGGCGGTGGTGCTCACCGTCTTCGACGTGCTGCTCATCCTCTGGCTCGAGCGCTTCGGCTTCCGCTGGGTCGAGATGGTGATCCTGGCCTTCGTGGCCACGATCGGGATGGCCTACGTGCTCGAGATCTTCTTCGCCCACCCGGCGCTGGGCGCGGTGGCCTGGAACGCCTTCGTGCCCAACGGCACCGTCTTCGAGAGCACCACGGCGCTCTTCATCGCCATGGGCATTCTGGGGGCGACGGTCATGCCCCACAACCTCTACCTGCACTCCGCCCAGGTGAAGACGCGCACCAGGGGCAACCCCGAGAGCAAGCGGCGCGTCTTCTTCTGGAGCGTGGTCGACACCGTCACCGCCCTCTCCGCCGCCTGGCTGGTCAACGGCGCCATCCTGGTCATGGCCGCGGCCGTCTTTCACGAGAACGGCCTCCTCGTCACCGAGATCGACCAGGCCTACCTGACCCTGAAGCCGCTGCTGGGGCAGGCCGCCGCCCTGACCTTCGCCATCGCCCTGCTCGCCTCGGGGATCTCCAGCTCCACCACCGGCACCCTCGCGGGGCAGGTCGTCTTCGAGGGCTTCCTGAACGTGCGCGTCCGCAACGTCGCGGCGCTGCGCCTCTTCGTGCGCCTGCTCACCATGGCCCCGGCGCTCGTGGCCGTCTGGTTCTCGGTGCGCCCCGTAACCCTGCTGGTCCTCAGCCAGGTGATCCTCTCGATGCAGCTGCCCTTCTCCGTGATCCCGCTCGTCCTCTTCACCTCGGACCGGCGGCTGATGGGCGGCCTCGCCAACCCACCCCTCCTCCGCGCCCTGGCCTGGATCAGCACGGGCGTCATCGTGGTGCTGAACCTCTTGCTGCTCGCCTTTGCCACCCTGGGGGTCTGA
- a CDS encoding metal-dependent transcriptional regulator — MTKSHRAHLSEAQEDYLKQVLLLSGEGPVTTQALARRMGVRPASVTGMLKKLASLGLVDHAPYRGVTLTEAGRAVALEVLRHHRLIETYLAEALGYDWDEVHEEAERLEHHISEAFEARIAEWLGHPERDPHGDPIPTAGLALPHAEGPRMSESRPGRYRLLRVRAQDEGTLALLARLGLVPGARFELIECGPEGARIELAEGRFLLPPELAAALEVEAAP; from the coding sequence ATGACTAAATCCCACCGCGCCCACCTCTCGGAAGCCCAGGAAGACTACCTCAAGCAGGTCCTGCTGCTCTCGGGGGAAGGGCCGGTGACCACCCAGGCCCTGGCCCGTCGCATGGGGGTGCGCCCGGCCTCGGTGACGGGCATGCTCAAGAAGCTGGCCTCGCTGGGCCTCGTCGACCACGCCCCCTACCGCGGGGTGACCCTCACCGAGGCGGGCCGCGCGGTGGCCCTCGAGGTGCTGCGCCACCACCGCCTGATCGAGACCTACCTGGCCGAGGCCCTGGGCTACGACTGGGACGAGGTCCACGAGGAAGCCGAGCGGCTCGAGCACCACATCTCCGAGGCCTTCGAGGCGCGCATCGCCGAGTGGCTGGGCCACCCCGAGCGCGACCCCCACGGCGACCCCATCCCCACCGCGGGCCTGGCCCTGCCCCACGCCGAGGGCCCGCGCATGAGCGAGAGCCGGCCGGGGCGCTACCGGCTGCTGCGCGTGCGCGCCCAGGACGAGGGCACGCTGGCGCTGCTGGCGCGGCTGGGGCTGGTGCCGGGGGCGCGCTTCGAGCTGATCGAGTGCGGCCCCGAAGGGGCCCGCATCGAGCTGGCCGAGGGCCGCTTCCTGCTGCCGCCGGAGCTGGCGGCGGCGCTCGAAGTGGAGGCGGCGCCGTGA
- the prfA gene encoding peptide chain release factor 1, with product MLDKLKKLEEEYRALERELGDPEVLADAARFREKSRRYAELGEVIEAFRAYRRVQDELEQARELAADPELGEMAREEAAELEEKLGELEKKLELLLLPRDPADVRNAIVEIRAGTGGQEAALFAGNLFEMYTRYAERLGYQVEMLESHPTDLGGFSKVSFMVKGPGAYGTFKYESGVHRVQRVPATETQGRIHTSTATVAVLPEAEESDVELDMSEVRIDVMRASGPGGQGVNTTDSAVRVVHEPTGIIITIQDSRSQIKNREKALSILRSRLLEMKRAEEEAALRTSRLAQIGTGERSEKIRTYNFPQSRVTDHRIHFTTHNLEGVLAGELDELTEALKKADQERMLEELSGQAQNA from the coding sequence ATGCTGGATAAATTGAAAAAACTGGAAGAAGAATACCGGGCGCTCGAGCGCGAACTGGGCGACCCCGAGGTGCTCGCCGACGCCGCCCGTTTCCGGGAGAAGAGCCGCCGTTACGCCGAGCTGGGCGAGGTGATCGAGGCGTTCCGCGCCTACCGCAGGGTGCAGGACGAGCTCGAGCAGGCCCGCGAGCTCGCCGCCGACCCCGAGCTGGGCGAGATGGCCCGCGAGGAAGCGGCGGAGCTGGAAGAAAAACTGGGCGAGCTCGAGAAGAAGCTGGAGTTGCTGCTGCTGCCGCGCGACCCGGCCGACGTGCGCAATGCCATCGTCGAGATTCGCGCCGGTACCGGCGGCCAGGAGGCGGCGCTGTTCGCCGGCAACCTCTTCGAGATGTACACCCGCTACGCCGAGCGGCTGGGTTACCAGGTGGAGATGCTGGAGAGCCACCCCACCGATCTGGGCGGCTTTTCCAAGGTGAGCTTCATGGTCAAGGGGCCCGGCGCCTACGGCACCTTCAAGTACGAGTCGGGGGTGCACCGGGTGCAGCGGGTGCCCGCGACCGAGACCCAGGGCCGCATCCACACCTCCACCGCCACCGTGGCCGTGCTGCCCGAGGCCGAGGAGAGCGACGTGGAGCTCGACATGAGCGAGGTCCGCATCGACGTGATGCGCGCCTCCGGGCCGGGCGGCCAGGGGGTGAACACCACCGACAGCGCGGTGCGGGTGGTGCACGAGCCCACCGGCATCATCATCACCATCCAGGACTCGCGCAGCCAGATCAAGAACCGCGAGAAGGCGCTTTCGATCCTGCGCAGCCGCCTGCTCGAGATGAAGCGCGCCGAGGAGGAGGCGGCCCTGCGCACCAGCCGCCTGGCTCAGATCGGCACCGGCGAGCGCAGCGAGAAGATCCGCACCTACAACTTCCCGCAGTCGCGGGTCACCGACCACCGCATCCACTTCACCACCCACAACCTCGAAGGCGTGCTCGCCGGCGAGCTGGACGAACTGACCGAAGCCCTCAAGAAGGCCGACCAGGAGAGGATGCTTGAAGAACTCAGCGGACAGGCCCAGAACGCTTAG
- a CDS encoding NUDIX hydrolase, producing MKNSADRPRTLRRELLVAAAILQDARGRVLLVANDWGRRGRVRYTLPGGMVEPGETIPDALVREVREETGLAVRSVDQLAYVAQVEDRRKRERTIAMAFTASWDGLLNPRDPDGHIVEARFFDAEEVAERLSTHLPLAEPLLHYLETHEVGRFYAYTSWSTPGQPI from the coding sequence TTGAAGAACTCAGCGGACAGGCCCAGAACGCTTAGGCGCGAGCTGCTCGTCGCCGCGGCGATCCTCCAGGACGCCCGCGGGCGGGTGCTGCTCGTCGCCAACGACTGGGGCCGCCGCGGGCGGGTGCGCTACACCCTGCCCGGGGGCATGGTCGAGCCGGGCGAGACGATCCCCGACGCGCTGGTGCGCGAGGTGCGCGAGGAGACCGGCCTTGCGGTGCGCAGCGTGGACCAGCTGGCCTACGTGGCCCAGGTGGAGGACCGGCGCAAGCGCGAGCGCACCATCGCCATGGCCTTCACCGCGAGCTGGGACGGCCTCCTCAACCCCCGCGACCCCGACGGCCACATCGTCGAGGCCCGCTTCTTCGACGCCGAGGAGGTGGCCGAGCGCCTGAGCACCCACCTCCCCCTGGCCGAGCCGCTGCTCCACTACCTGGAGACCCACGAGGTGGGGCGCTTCTACGCCTACACCAGCTGGAGCACCCCGGGTCAGCCCATCTGA
- a CDS encoding glycogen synthase, producing MRVVHVAAEALPFVKVGGLADVLGSLPRALAATGVRSTVLLPRYREIADPLEPLGEVAYRCCGEARRARVWGAALGGVAYRFLEVDPDWSAPYEPPEDARYLAFTQAAATWLAEQDHDLVHAHDWHAAYVVRRAPRPAVFTIHNLAFQGELEPDRFERLTGEAPEADLLHEGRVNLMKGALLAADRVTTVSPRYAREIQTPEFGMGLDAVLRSIRGKLTGILNGLDTEYWNPATDGFLPQKYDADHLERKRRNRMTLLATLRLDPGLPAVGAVTRLTWQKGFDLVLEVLPRILDLGVNFVLLGTGEAELERGFAEAARRYPRRVAFHAAFDEARAHRIYGGADYFLMPSRYEPCGLAQMIAMRYGTPPIARATGGLADTVEDGVTGVLFEEASGEGVLAGVRRILDLDAEALARAGMARDFSWGRRAQAYRELYEEAVS from the coding sequence ATGCGCGTCGTTCACGTCGCCGCCGAGGCCCTCCCCTTCGTCAAGGTGGGGGGGCTCGCCGACGTGCTGGGCAGCCTGCCGCGGGCGCTGGCCGCCACCGGGGTGCGTTCCACGGTGCTGCTGCCGCGCTACCGCGAAATCGCAGATCCGCTCGAGCCCCTGGGCGAGGTGGCCTACCGCTGCTGCGGCGAGGCGCGCCGCGCCCGCGTCTGGGGCGCCGCTCTGGGCGGCGTGGCCTACCGCTTCCTCGAGGTGGACCCGGACTGGTCCGCCCCCTACGAACCCCCGGAGGACGCGCGCTACCTGGCCTTTACCCAGGCTGCGGCCACCTGGCTGGCGGAGCAGGACCACGACCTGGTGCACGCCCACGACTGGCACGCCGCCTACGTGGTGCGGCGCGCGCCGCGGCCGGCCGTCTTCACGATCCACAACCTCGCCTTCCAGGGGGAGCTCGAGCCCGACCGCTTCGAACGCCTCACCGGCGAGGCGCCGGAGGCGGACCTGCTGCACGAGGGCCGGGTCAACCTCATGAAGGGGGCGCTGCTCGCGGCCGACCGGGTGACCACCGTCAGCCCCCGCTACGCCCGCGAGATCCAGACCCCCGAGTTCGGCATGGGGCTCGACGCGGTGCTGCGCAGCATCCGCGGCAAGCTCACCGGCATCCTCAACGGCCTCGACACCGAGTACTGGAACCCCGCCACCGACGGCTTCCTGCCGCAGAAGTACGACGCCGACCACCTGGAGCGCAAGCGCCGCAACCGCATGACCCTGCTGGCCACCCTGCGCCTCGACCCGGGGCTGCCGGCCGTGGGCGCGGTGACCCGGCTCACCTGGCAGAAGGGGTTCGACCTGGTGCTCGAAGTCCTGCCCCGGATCCTCGACCTGGGGGTCAACTTCGTGCTGCTGGGCACGGGCGAGGCCGAGCTGGAGCGCGGCTTCGCCGAGGCGGCGCGCCGCTACCCCCGGCGGGTGGCCTTCCACGCGGCCTTCGACGAGGCGCGCGCCCACCGCATCTACGGCGGCGCCGACTACTTCCTCATGCCCTCGCGCTACGAGCCCTGCGGGCTGGCGCAGATGATCGCGATGCGCTACGGCACGCCCCCCATCGCCCGCGCCACCGGCGGCCTGGCCGACACCGTCGAGGACGGGGTGACCGGGGTGCTCTTCGAGGAAGCGAGCGGCGAAGGGGTGCTCGCGGGGGTGCGGCGGATCCTCGACCTCGACGCCGAGGCCCTGGCGCGCGCCGGGATGGCGCGCGACTTCTCCTGGGGCCGGCGGGCGCAGGCCTACCGGGAGCTCTACGAGGAGGCGGTTTCGTGA